A genomic region of Rhipicephalus sanguineus isolate Rsan-2018 chromosome 3, BIME_Rsan_1.4, whole genome shotgun sequence contains the following coding sequences:
- the LOC119385330 gene encoding uncharacterized protein K02A2.6-like yields the protein MLAVILDRCPGVLFYIDDVVVFGKTVEEHLLNLKTALQKIKDAGLKLNNKCVFDAPELAFLGHKVTARGISPLPEKIDSIVNTPVPTDVAALHALSRLPAPTSEAELAEEEEIVSLVEPACVAKEKFRQAVLDDGCLETVKSFVLSAWPPQKSLPEEVKPFYLIREELSVVDDLLLRAERLVVPSSLTAQFISTAHETHPGITRTKARLRERFWWPRMDKEVETAVEKCHICLEADKSAKTSPAPLQPVEWPERPWQKLALDIVGPLERAPHNSRFAITLVDYHSKWPEVYFCRFQRGTIPTSRSYLCRSFQFRCHSLPGYNLPYRIRHLLAYCNLPCRSPLA from the exons ATGCTGGCAGTAATCCTTGACCGTTGCCCTGGTGTGTTGTTCTACATTGACGATGTGGTCGTCTTTGGCAAGACTGTGGAAGAACACCTCTTGAACCTGAAAACAGCCCTGCAGAAGATCAAGGATGCAGGCTTGAAACTGAACAACAAATGCGTCTTTGACGCTCCAGAGCTCGCATTTCTAGGGCACAAGGTCACTGCACGTGGTATCTCGCCACTTCCTGAGAAGATTGACTCCATAGTTAACACTCCCGTGCCAACAGATGTTGCTGCCCTCC ATGCACTTTCACGGCTACCAGCACCTACCTCAGAAGCAGAGCTTGCAGAGGAGGAAGAAATTGTGTCGCTCGTTGAGCCAGCCTGTGTGGCAAAGGAGAAGTTCAGACAGGCCGTCCTTGACGATGGGTGTCTAGAAACCGTCAAGTCCTTTGTGCTGAGTGCGTGGCCGCCACAAAAGTCCTTACCAGAAGAGGTGAAGCCGTTCTACCTTATTAGAGAGGAACTTTCTGTTGTCGATGACCTTCTACTGCGAGCAGAGCGCCTCGTGGTTCCGTCCTCTCTCACTGCCCAGTTCATTTCCACCGCACATGAGACACATCCTGGTATCACGCGCACAAAAGCGCGACTTCGTGAGCGGTTCTGGTGGCCACGAATGGATAAGGAGGTAGAAACAGCAGTGGAAAAGTGCCACATCTGCCTCGAGGCCGATAAATCTGCCAAGACATCACCAGCGCCACTGCAACCTGTTGAATGGCCTGAACGACCATGGCAAAAGCTGGCCTTAGACATTGTTGGCCCCTTGGAGCGCGCACCTCACAACAGCAGATTTGCTATAACGCTTGTTGATTACCACTCCAAGTGGCCAGAGGTATATTTTTGCC GGTTCCAGAGGGGGACGATTCCCACCAGTCGCAGCTACCTGTGCCGCAGTTTCCAGTTCCGGTGCCACAGCCTGCCGGGCTACAACCTGCCGTATCGGATCCGCCACCTGCTGGCGTACTGCAACCTGCCGTGCCGCAGTCCCCTGGCGTAA